In the Streptomyces sp. WMMC940 genome, ACGGGCCCCGGGCCGCGTCTCGGCACCCTCTTCTTCAACCCCGGCGGCCCCGGCGGAGCGGGCACCCAGGCGCTGCCCCAGTGGTACGAACTGTTCCCCGAGGAACTCCGGCAGCGCTTCGACATCGCCAGCTGGGACCCGCGCGGGGTCGGCGGGAGCACCGCGGTCCGCTGCTTCCCCACCACCGACGAGGCCTACGAGTGGCTGGAGCGCATACCCTTCGGGTTCCCCGTCGGCCAGAGCGAGACGGAGGCCTGGGTCGACGCCTACTCCGACCTCGGCCGGCTCTGCGAGAAGCGCGACCCGGAGTTGCTGAGGCACGTCTCCACCACCGACACGGCACGCGACCTGGACCGGCTCCGGCACGCCGTGGGCGACGAGAAGCTCAGCTTCCTCGGGGTGTCGTACGGCACGTTCCTCGGTGCCACGTACGCCAATCTCTTCCCCGACAGGGTCCGGGCGATGGTCCTGGACAGCAACATCGACCCGCGGGCCTGGGTGGACGGGGGTGCCGGTGCGGACCCGCGGCTGACGACGTTCCTTCGGGAGGACGTCGACCTGGGGTCGGCCGCGACCCTGCGTCAGTTCCTCGACCACTGCGGGCGCGCCGGTGCCGACCGGTGCGCCTTCTCCGCCGGGGGCCCCGAGGCGACCCGTGCGAAGTTCGAACGGCTCATGCTGCGCCTCCAGGAGCGCGCACAGGGGTCGTGGACGTACGCCAGGACCGTCACCACGGTGCTCAGCAGCCTCTACGCCATCGACCCCGGCTGGTACGACCTGGCCTGGACGCTGGAGGACCTGTGGGTGCGGCGGCCCCCGCAGGAACCCGTCGCGCCGGAGGGCACCCTGCCGTACCCGGCGTTCGAACAGATCGAGGCGATACGGTGTTCCGAGAGCCCCAATCCGCGCGATCCACGGCGCTTCCCCGAACTGGCGGAGTTCGCCTACGGGCGGGCCGGTGACCTCGGTCGGGCCGTCGCCTGGGCGAGCGAGCCGTGTGCCACCTGGCCGGCGACGGCCGCCTCCTCCTACGCGGGCCCGTGGAACCGTCCCACGGTGAACCCCGTGCTCGTGGTGAACACCCTCTACGACCCTGCGACCCCCTACCAGGGCGCGCTCGCGATGACCCGGCAGCTCGCGAACGCGCGCCTGCTGACCGTCGAGGGGTACGGGCACTCGTCCGTCGTCAACCCGAGTCTGTGCGTGGACGACTACGAGCGCCGCTACCTCGTCGACGGCGTCCTCCCCCCGCCGGGGGCCACCTGCCGGCAGGACGTGCGTCCGTTCGGCGAATCACGGCCCCGGGGCGGCGTCGGCACCGGCGGCGGCGGAACGGCCGGCGGAACGAACGCGGTCGCGCCCGGCGGGAACCGAGTTGACGGGCCGTGGACCGGACGGCTTCCATCGACGTGCTCCGGCCCTACGGCCGGAGCCGCCGCCCGCGGGGCCCGTGTCCCCGACTCGACCGGCGGTGAAGGCCCCTGCGAGGAGAGGAAGGCATGTCCGTCAGGACGACGCGGGACGGAGCGGCGCTGATCGACGAGGCTCTGGTGCGACGGCTCCTGCGCCGCCGGTTCCCGCGGTGGGCGGACCTGCCGGTCACCGCCGTCTCCTCCGCCGGTACGGCCAACGCCATGTTCCGCCTCGGCCGGGACATGGTCGTGCGGCTGCCCTGCACCCCCGGGTCCGCCGACGACGTGGACAAGGAGCACCAGTGGCTCCCGCGGCTCGCCCCGAGCCTCCCGGCGGCCGTACCGGCACCCCTCGGCAAGGGCGTGCCGGGGGGTGGATTCCCGTGGCCGTGGTCGGTCTACGGCTGGCTGGACGGTGAGAACCCGGTGCCCGGCCGGCTCGCCGAGCCCCTGGCGCTCGCCGGGGACCTGGCGGGCTTCGTCGGCGCGCTGCACGGGATCGACCCGGCGGACGGCCCCGCCTCGTACCGCGCCGAACCACTCCGCGCGCGGGACGCCGGCACCCGCGCCGCGATCGGGGCCCTGGAGGGGATCGTCGACGCGGGCGCGGCGGTCGCAGCGTGGGAGGCATCGCTGCGGGTCCCCGGCCGGGACGGGCCGCGCGTCTGGGTCCACGCGGATCTACAGCCGGGGAATCTGCTGCTCGTGGGGGGACGGCTCGGCGCCGTCATCGACTTCGGCTGTCTGGGGCTGGGCGATCCGGCGGTCGATCTGATCGTGGCGTGGTACGTCCTGACCGCCGAAGCGCGCCGCCCGTTCCGCGCTGCCCTGGGCGTCGACGAGGCGGCGTGGCTGAGGGGGCGGGGATGGGCGTTGTCGATCGCGCTGGCGGAGCTGCGGCACTACCGGGACACGAATCCGAGGATGGCTGCCGTCGCCCGGCACGTCGTCCATGAGGTCCTCAGGGACCACGGTGCGCACCGGCCCGCCGGGCGGGCGTGAACGGGACCCGCTCGGGTTGCGGTCCGGGCGGGAGCCGCCCCTCCCGGCAGTGGCTCGGGCGGGAGCCGGAGCCTCCCCTCCCTCCGTTCGGCTCCGGACTGAACGGAGGGGCGGGGTCATGGGAGACGGGGAGGACCGGGCCCCGGCCCGGCCCTCCCCTGGTGGACGACGCGGCGGCCGCGTCCGGGCGTCGCGGTGCGGCCGCTGTGGTGGGCCGGTGCCGCGGCCGGCGACGGCTGCCCGTCGAGGGTGCGTCCGGTGCCTACGGTCGCAAGGCGGCCGGATGCCCTTGTGGCGGAGCTGCCAGGGCTGCCGGCCCGCACTGCGAGGGCTGCGTGCCGGACGGCTCGACAGGGCGGGCCCTGCGGGAGGGGCGCTAGCGGCGGGGGAAGCCGCGCCCCCAGGACTCGAAGTCGACGACGCGGCCGCGGCTGTCGCGCAGCGTGGCCGTGTCCCGGCTGTCCCAGACGTGGTTCCGGCGGCCCTGGTAGACGTCGCGGCGGGTGTCGAAGCCGCGGCCCGTGTGGACACGGACGCTTGAACGGGCGGGCAGGCGCAGGTCGTCGAAGCGGTAGCGGTTGCCGTCGCCGTCCGACAGGGTCCATCCGTCGAGGTCGACGGCGCGGCGGCCGTTGTTCGTCACCTCGACCCATTCCGCGTTCAGGCTGCGGTTGGAGCGGAAGTCACGACGCGGGCCGTTGTGCTGGACCTGGCCGATGACGACCGAGGAACGCCGGTCCCGGCCGAACCGGTCACCGCCGAACCGGTCACCGTCGAATCTGTCGCGGTCGAAGCGGTTCCGGTCGTCGTGGTGGCGGCTGTGGCCGGCGTGACGGTCGCGCCCGTCGCGGCGGTCGTGCCCGTTGTCCGCGGAAGCCGGCACGGCCATCGCGCCGACGATCGCGCCGGATGCCAGGGCCGCCGCCACGAGACGACGGACGTTGCGGGAAGCAGACATGTGGATGCCCTTCACTTCAGTGCCCACCGGCCTGCGGGCCGGCGGGCGGACCATGCTCTCGGCCTGTGCCGAGGGCGCACACACTCGCCGGACATCAACGTGCATAAGATCCCAAACCACCCCGTGTTACGAAATGCGGATATTTCCGTAACTCTCAGCTGTATACGACATGGACAAAGGCAACATGACCTGACAAACCTCCTGCACCGTACAGCGACCCGTACAAACCTCAACAACAAGCGGTTGCCCTCCACGCCCACCACCCCGTACGCCACCCCGTGCGCCGGACGGCACGGCCCCGGCGGCGTGTAACAGCCGGGGCCGTGGCGCGGGCGCTCCGGACCGCCGCGGCCGGCGGCCCCGTCTCGCTGGTCGAGTCCGACGGGCGGTGGCACTCTGAGAGGGGGTCGGGCCCGAGGAGATACGGGAGGGCCGATGGGACGAGACGTCCCGGCGCTGGTGTTCACCCGTGACGACCGCCGTCGGTACCGGAACAAGATGCAGGACTGTCTCGACACCTTCGCGCTGATGCTGCGCGAGTCACGGTTCGAGTCCGAGCGGCCGCAGGTCGGCCTGGAGATCGAGCTGAACCTCGTGGACGGCGCGGCCGAACCGGCGATGCGGAGCACCGACGTGCTCGAGGCGATCGCCGATCCCGCCTGGTCCAGCGAGCTGGGCCGGTTCAACCTGGAGATCAACATTCCACCGCGCCGGCTGACCGCCGGCGGCCCCGACGCCTGGGAGCAGGAGATCAGGGACGCGCTCAACCACGCCGAGGACCGTGCCGCGCCGGTCGGTGCGCACCTCGCCATGGTGGGGATCCTGCCGACGCTGCAGCAGAAGGACGTGGGCGAGGCCGCGCTGTCGGAGAACCCTCGCTACCGGCTGCTGAACGAGCAGGTGTTCGCCGCCCGTGGCGAGGACCTGCGGATCGCCGTGGACGGTGTGGACCGGCTGCGGACGTACGCGGACACGATCACGCCCGAGGCCGCCTGCACGAGTACCCAGTTCCATCTGCAGGTCTCGCCCGACGAGTTCGCGGGGTACTGGAACGCGGCGCAGGCCGTCGCGGGCGTGCAGATCGCCCTGGCCGCGAACTCCCCCTTCCTGTTCGGCAAGGAGCTGTGGCGGGAGACCCGTATCCCGCTCTTCGAGCAGGCGACCGACACCCGCCCCGAGGAGATCAAGGTCCAGGGCGTGCGGCCGCGAGTGTGGTTCGGCGAGCGCTGGATCACGAGCGTCTTCGACCTCTTCGAGGAGAACCTGCGCTACTTCCCCGCGCTGCTGCCCCTGTGCGACGACCAGGACCCGGGGGAGACCCTGGAGGGAGGCGACATCCCGGAACTCGCCGAACTCACGCTGCACAACGGGACGATCTACCGCTGGAACCGCCCGGTGTACGCGGTGGCCAACGACCGACCCCATCTCCGGGTCGAGAACCGGGTACTGCCCGCCGGGCCGACGGTCGCCGACATCCTGGCCAACGGCGCGTTCTACTACGGACTCACCCGCGCGCTGGTCGAGGAGGAGCGCCCGGTGTGGTCACGCATGTCGTTCTCGGCAGCCGAGGACAATCTGCACACGGCCGCCCGGCACGGGATCGACGCCCGGCTGTACTGGCCGGGTATGGGCGAGGTGCCGGCTGCCGAACTGGTGCTGCGGCGGCTGCTGCCGCTGGCCCACCGGGGCCTGGAGCTGTCCGGCATGGACGCCCAGTGGCGGGAGCCGTTGCTGGGGATCATCGAGCAGCGTTGCGTCACGGGCCGCAACGGCGCGGTCTGGCAGGCGGAGATGTTCCATCGCATCGACAGCACCGCCCATGTGACCCGCCACGAGGCACTGCGGCGGATGACCCGGCAGTACATCGACTTCATGCACCTCAACGCGCCCGCGCACACCTGGCCCGTCGACTGAGCGCCGTCGCGCGCGCGGGGGCGGATCCGGCACGGCGGGGCGGCAGCGGCACCGACGGCGGCGCACGGGGGGACGGCACGGGAGCAGGCCATCGGTTACCGTCGTGGGGACGGCCATGGCCCGCAGTCCCGTGGCCCCCGCCTCCCCACCACGGATCCGAATGCCGCCCATGCACGCTTCCCGCGCCGTTCCCACCGCTCTCGCCGGAGCCCTCGTCGCCGTGCTGGCGGCCGGCTGCTCCCCCGCGGCCGGCGGTGCCCGGACGTCCGACAAGCCCGCGGCCGCCCCGAGGACCTCGTCCGCCGCCGCCGAGGCCCAAGAGTCGCGTCCGTCCGCCCCGACCCCGCCGCCGAAGCCCTTCGCCCCCGCGGCCGCCCCGACCCCGAGCGCGACCCCGGAGCCGCCGGGCAGCGCACGCACCCGGCCGGCCGCGCTGAGCATCCCGTCGATCGGCGTGGCGGACCTGCGCGTCGTCCCGTACGAGGGGACCACCGACGACTGGCCGGGGACGCGCATCCAGGACCGCGGGGTGGCTGCCAGCCCGTTCGGCGAGCGGGGCGGGGTCGGGCCGGGAGAGGTCGGCAACTACCTCGTCACCGCTCATCGGCTGTCCGCCGGAGGGCCCCTGCGGGACCTGCCGTCGCTGGGCGTGGGCGATCCGGTCCTGGTCGTCTCGGGAGGCAGGATCTACGAGTACCGGATCACGGAGCACCGGACGACGTCCTTCCGGTCGGCCCGGTCACTGGCCGAGCAGCGGGCCGCGGTGCCCGGCTTCCCCGGCAGGACCGCCACCCGGCCGATGATCACGATCTCCACCTGCGCAACCCCGGAGGACAACGCCGCGGGGAACTTCTGGCGCGACGACCGGAACAACCCGGAGCACCGGATCGACCGGGTGGGCGTGCTCACGGACGTGCGCGACGCCACGGGATGACCGGCCGGAGCGGCCCGCGGCCGCCGCCAAGCGGCACGGTCGCGGGGCGTGTTGCGCCGATCTAGAGTTGGCCATATCAGACCAAACCGGCTGGTATCCCCTGCCCGGTCCCCTGGGAGGGCCGATGAACCGAATCTCGGTGACCGTGGACGGCGTTGCCTACCAGGACGACGTGGAACCTCGGCTGCTGCTGGTCCACTATCTGCGGGACCGCCTGGGACTGACCGGCACCCCCGTCGGCTGCGACACCGGCAGCTGCGGCGCGTGCACCGTCGAACTCGACGGGCGCAGCGTCAAGAGCTGCTCGGTGCTCGCGGTGCAGGCCGACGGAGGGGAGGTCACCACCGTGCAGGGACTCGGCTCCCCCACCGGGGGTCTCGACTCCCTCCAGAGGGCCTTCCACGAGAAGCACGCCCTCCAGTGCGGCTACTGCACACCCGGGATGATCATGGCGGCCCGGGAGTTGCTGAGGCACGACCCGGACCCCACCCCCGACGAGGTCCGCCACGCCCTCGAGGGCAACCTCTGCCGGTGCACGGGCTACCAGAACATCGTCCACGCGGTGCTCGCGGCCGCCCGCCACGAGCAGGAGGCCAGGACATGACCGCGCAGCCCGCGGACCGGACGCACGAGCGGGAGGTCGGCCGCGCCCGGGCCCGCAAGGAGGACGCGCACCTGGTCACCGGTCAGACCACCTGGACCGACAACGTCAGCGTGCCCGGCATGCTCCACATGGCCGTGCTGCGCAGTCCCATGGCGCACGCCCGGATCGACCGGGTGGACGTGTCCCCCGCCCTGGAGCGGCCCGGTGTCGTCGCGGCGTTCAGCGGAGGCGACCTCGCAGACGGTCTCGCCTCGCTGCCGTGCGTGTGGCCGGTGACCGAGGACATCGTGATGCCCGACCACCCGCCGGTCGCCGTCGACGAGGTGCGCTACGCGGGTGACCCGGTCGCCGTGGTGGTCGCCCGTGACCGCTACGCGGCGGCCGACGCGCTCGAGGCGGTGGACGTCGACTACACCCCCCTGGAACCGGTGCTCGACCTGGAGGCGGCGCTCGAGGAGGGATCGCCGCTCGTGCACGCGGACAAGGGCACGAACCGGTGCTACGTCTGGCCGCTGACGGCCGGTGAGGACTGGGACTCCGCGCGGGCCCGGGCGGACGTGGTGGTCTCCCGGAGGTTCCTCCAGCAGCGACTCATCCCCAACGCGATGGAACCGCGCGCCGTGGTCGTGATGCCGATCGCCGCGTCCGGCGAGTACACCATGTACTCCGCCACCCAGATCCCCCACATCGTGCGGGTGCTGATGGCCATGGTCACCGGCATCCCCGAGCAGAAGCTGCGGGTGATCGCCCCGGACGTGGGCGGCGGCTTCGGCTCGAAGCTCCAGGTGTACGCGGAGGAGGCCGTCGCCCTCGCCGTGGCGCGCACGCTCGGCCGTCCGGTGAAGTGGACCGAGTCGCGCTCCGAGGGCTATCTCGCCACCCACCACGGCCGGGGCCAGATCCAGGACCTCCAGATCGCGGCGACCCGCGAGGGGAAGTTGCTCGGGCTGAAGGTCGACCTGCTCGCCGACATGGGCGCGTACCTGATGCTGATCACACCGGGCACCCCGCTGCTCGGCGCGTTCATGTACCCGGCGATCTACAAGATGGACGCCTACGCCTTCTCCTGCACCGGCGTCTTCACCACGCGGACGCCCACCGACGCCTACCGGGGCGCGGGGCGCCCGGAGGCGACGTTCGCGATCGAGCGCATGATGGACGAGCTCGCGGCCGAGCTGGGGATGGACCCCCTGGAGCTGCGCCGGCGCAACTGGATCGGCCACGACGAGTTCCCGTACACCTCGATCGCCGGGCTCACCTACGACAGCGGCGACTACGAGGCGGCGACGGAGAAGGCGCTGGCGCTGTTCGGCTACGAGGGGATGCGGGCCGAACAGCAGGAGCGGGTGCGGCGCGGCGACCCGGTGCGCCTCGGCATCGGCATCTCGACGTACACCGAGATGTGCGGGGTCGCGCCGAGCCGGGTGCTGAGGGACCTGCGGTACGCGGCGGGCGGCTGGGAGACGGCGAACGTCCGCATGCTGCCGACGGGCAAGGTCGAGGTCGTCACGGGCACGAGTCCGCACGGCCAGGGCCATGTGACGTGCTGGAGCCAGATCGCGTCCGACGTGCTGGGTGTGCCGTTCGAGGACGTCGAGGTCGTGCACGGCGACACCCGGGCGGCGCCGCAGGGCATGGACACCTATGGTTCCCGCTCCCTCGTGGTCGGTGGCACGGCGGTGCACGAGGCGGCGCAGAAGGTCGTGGAGAAGGCACGGAAGATCGCGGCGCATCTGCTGGAGGCCAGCGAGGACGACCTCGACTTCGCGCAGGGCGTGTTCTCGGTGAAAGGGTCCCCGGACGCGCGGCGGACGATCCAGGAGATCGCGTTCGAGGCGTTCTCGTCGCACGACCTGCCCGAGGGCATGGAGCCGACGATCCACGCCGACCACGTCGTGGACCCCGACAACTTCTCGTACCCGCACGGCACGCATCTGTGCGCCGTGGACGTCGACACGGAGACGGGCCACACCCGTATCCGCTCCTATGTGTGCGTCGACGACGTCGGCCGGGTCGTCAACCCGGTGATCGTCGAGGGCCAGGTGCACGGCGGCCTCGCCCAGGGCATCGGCCAGGCGCTCTACGAGGAGGCCGTGTACGACGCCGAGGGGAACCTGACGTCCGGGACGATGGCGGACTACCTGGTGCCCTCGGCGGCGGACCTGCCCGAGTTCACGACCGAGCGCACCGAGACACCGGCCACCACCAACCCGCTGGGCGTGAAGGGCGTCGGGGAGGCGGGGACGATCGCCTCCACACCGGCGGTCGTCAACGCCATCGTGGACGCGCTGCGCCCCCTCGGGGTGACGGACGTTCCCATGCCGTGCACCCCCGAGCGGGTGTGGCGGGCCATCCGGCAGGCCCGGGGTGAGGAAGGCGCCGCCCCCTCCGGCGGACGGCCGGAGGGCACGGTACCGACGACGGGCCAGGCGCCCGCCCCGGGCGAGGAGGGGTTGGCATGATCCCCGCGGCGTTCGACTACAGGCGGCCGGACTCGGTGGACGAGGCCGTGACCGCGCTGGCCGACGGCGGTGAGGACGCGAAGGTCCTCGCCGGCGGCCAGAGCCTGCTCCCGATGCTGCGGCTGCGGCTCGCCTTCCCCGAACTGCTGGTGGACGTGGGCAGGATCGACGAGCTGCGCGGTGTCCGCGAGGAGGCGGACACCCTCGTCATCGGGGCCATGACCACGCATCACGACGTGCTGGCCGACCCTCTGGTGAGGCGGCACGCGGGCCTGCTCGCCGCGGCGACGGAGACGGTCGCCGACCCCGCGGTGCGCAACCGGGGGACGCTGGGCGGCTCCCTCGCCCACGCGGACCCGGCCGCGGACCTGCCCGCGGTCGTCCTCGCGCTCGACGGCGAGCTGGTCGCCGCCGGCCCCCGGGGCCGGCGCACCATCGCGGCACGGGACTTCTTCACCGACTACCTGCAGTCCGCGCTGAGCCCCGACGAGCTGCTGGTGGAGGTACGGCTCCCGAAGTCCGGGGAGTGGGGATTCCGGTACGAGAAGTTCCACCGGGCCGCACAGGCGTGGGCGGCGGTCGGCGTCGCGGTCCTGGTCCGCTCGGAAGGCGGACGGATCGCCGAGGCGCGGATCGGGCTCACCAACATGGGACCGACCCCGCTGCGGGCGTCCGCCGCGGAGGCGGCGCTGGCGGGTGCGGAGGGCCCGGAGGAGGTGGCACGGGCCGCGCAGGCCGCCGCCGAGGGCACCAGCCCCTCGTCGGACCTGTGGGGTTCGTCCGAGTACCGGGAGCACATGGCCCGGGTGCTCACCCGGCGGGCGGTGCTCGCCGCCGCCGGGCCGTCGTGACGGGTGTGCCGCACCGATGAGCGGGACGGCGACCGGGTCCGCTGGGGAGGCCGGCGACGGCGGGGCACGACGGGCCACCGGAGCCACCGCCGTCCTTCCGGAGGGGCCGGAGGAGGTGCGGCGGCGACTGGAGGACGTCGGCTATCTCGTGGACGAGGGCCTCGCCACCGCCTGCTTCCTTGCGCTGCGGCTGCACCGCCCGGTGTTCTGCGAGGGGGACGCGGGCGTGGGAAAGACCTCGCTCGCCGGCGCGCTCGCCGGGATGCTGGCAGCGCCGCTGATCCGGTTGCAGTGCTACGAGGGGATCGACGCCTCGCAGGCCCTGTACGACTGGGACTTCCCCCGGCAGCTGCTGCACCTGCGCGCGGCGGAGGCGGCCGGGGTCACCGACGTGGACCGGCTGGAGGCGGAACTGTACGACCGGCGTTTCCTCGTCGAACGGCCGTTGCTGCAGGCGCTGCGGACCCAGCCCTCGGTGCTGCTCGTCGACGAGGTGGACCGGGCGGACGACGAGTTCGAGGCGTTCCTGCTGGAACTGCTGTCGGAGTACTCGGTCACCGTTCCCGAACTGGGCACGCTGCGCGCCGAGACCCCGCCCGTGGTGGTCCTGACGTCGAACCGGACGCGAGAGGTGCACGACGCGCTCAAACGGCGCTGTCTGTACCACTGGTTCGACCACCCCGCCTTCGCCCGGGAGCTGGCGATCGTCCGCAGCCGGCTGCCGGCGGTGTCGGCCAGGCTGGCCGAGCAGGTCACCGCCCTCGTCCAGGCCCTGCGGTCGGAGGAGCTGGTGAAGCCGCCGGGAGTGGCCGAGACGATCGACTGGGCCGAGGCGCTGGACGCGCTGGGAGCCACGGAGCTGGACGCGGAGCTGGCCGTGGCGACGCTCGGCTCGGTGCTGAAGTACCGGGAGGACACGGAGCGGGCCCGGTCCATGGACCTGTCCGCGATCCTCGCCCCGCGGGCGACTGGGGCGTGAGGCGGATGGCGGCGGTCGATGGCGGTACGGCGGTACTGGTGGGATTCGCGCGTGCGCTGCGCGCCGCGGGGCTGGACGCCGGGCCGGACCGGGTGCAGACGTTCCTGCGGGCACTCGACGTCCTGGGGCCGCGGCGGCGG is a window encoding:
- a CDS encoding xanthine dehydrogenase family protein molybdopterin-binding subunit, producing MTAQPADRTHEREVGRARARKEDAHLVTGQTTWTDNVSVPGMLHMAVLRSPMAHARIDRVDVSPALERPGVVAAFSGGDLADGLASLPCVWPVTEDIVMPDHPPVAVDEVRYAGDPVAVVVARDRYAAADALEAVDVDYTPLEPVLDLEAALEEGSPLVHADKGTNRCYVWPLTAGEDWDSARARADVVVSRRFLQQRLIPNAMEPRAVVVMPIAASGEYTMYSATQIPHIVRVLMAMVTGIPEQKLRVIAPDVGGGFGSKLQVYAEEAVALAVARTLGRPVKWTESRSEGYLATHHGRGQIQDLQIAATREGKLLGLKVDLLADMGAYLMLITPGTPLLGAFMYPAIYKMDAYAFSCTGVFTTRTPTDAYRGAGRPEATFAIERMMDELAAELGMDPLELRRRNWIGHDEFPYTSIAGLTYDSGDYEAATEKALALFGYEGMRAEQQERVRRGDPVRLGIGISTYTEMCGVAPSRVLRDLRYAAGGWETANVRMLPTGKVEVVTGTSPHGQGHVTCWSQIASDVLGVPFEDVEVVHGDTRAAPQGMDTYGSRSLVVGGTAVHEAAQKVVEKARKIAAHLLEASEDDLDFAQGVFSVKGSPDARRTIQEIAFEAFSSHDLPEGMEPTIHADHVVDPDNFSYPHGTHLCAVDVDTETGHTRIRSYVCVDDVGRVVNPVIVEGQVHGGLAQGIGQALYEEAVYDAEGNLTSGTMADYLVPSAADLPEFTTERTETPATTNPLGVKGVGEAGTIASTPAVVNAIVDALRPLGVTDVPMPCTPERVWRAIRQARGEEGAAPSGGRPEGTVPTTGQAPAPGEEGLA
- a CDS encoding (2Fe-2S)-binding protein, which encodes MNRISVTVDGVAYQDDVEPRLLLVHYLRDRLGLTGTPVGCDTGSCGACTVELDGRSVKSCSVLAVQADGGEVTTVQGLGSPTGGLDSLQRAFHEKHALQCGYCTPGMIMAARELLRHDPDPTPDEVRHALEGNLCRCTGYQNIVHAVLAAARHEQEART
- a CDS encoding AAA family ATPase, producing MSGTATGSAGEAGDGGARRATGATAVLPEGPEEVRRRLEDVGYLVDEGLATACFLALRLHRPVFCEGDAGVGKTSLAGALAGMLAAPLIRLQCYEGIDASQALYDWDFPRQLLHLRAAEAAGVTDVDRLEAELYDRRFLVERPLLQALRTQPSVLLVDEVDRADDEFEAFLLELLSEYSVTVPELGTLRAETPPVVVLTSNRTREVHDALKRRCLYHWFDHPAFARELAIVRSRLPAVSARLAEQVTALVQALRSEELVKPPGVAETIDWAEALDALGATELDAELAVATLGSVLKYREDTERARSMDLSAILAPRATGA
- a CDS encoding FAD binding domain-containing protein produces the protein MIPAAFDYRRPDSVDEAVTALADGGEDAKVLAGGQSLLPMLRLRLAFPELLVDVGRIDELRGVREEADTLVIGAMTTHHDVLADPLVRRHAGLLAAATETVADPAVRNRGTLGGSLAHADPAADLPAVVLALDGELVAAGPRGRRTIAARDFFTDYLQSALSPDELLVEVRLPKSGEWGFRYEKFHRAAQAWAAVGVAVLVRSEGGRIAEARIGLTNMGPTPLRASAAEAALAGAEGPEEVARAAQAAAEGTSPSSDLWGSSEYREHMARVLTRRAVLAAAGPS
- a CDS encoding class E sortase, which codes for MHASRAVPTALAGALVAVLAAGCSPAAGGARTSDKPAAAPRTSSAAAEAQESRPSAPTPPPKPFAPAAAPTPSATPEPPGSARTRPAALSIPSIGVADLRVVPYEGTTDDWPGTRIQDRGVAASPFGERGGVGPGEVGNYLVTAHRLSAGGPLRDLPSLGVGDPVLVVSGGRIYEYRITEHRTTSFRSARSLAEQRAAVPGFPGRTATRPMITISTCATPEDNAAGNFWRDDRNNPEHRIDRVGVLTDVRDATG
- a CDS encoding glutamate-cysteine ligase family protein, which codes for MGRDVPALVFTRDDRRRYRNKMQDCLDTFALMLRESRFESERPQVGLEIELNLVDGAAEPAMRSTDVLEAIADPAWSSELGRFNLEINIPPRRLTAGGPDAWEQEIRDALNHAEDRAAPVGAHLAMVGILPTLQQKDVGEAALSENPRYRLLNEQVFAARGEDLRIAVDGVDRLRTYADTITPEAACTSTQFHLQVSPDEFAGYWNAAQAVAGVQIALAANSPFLFGKELWRETRIPLFEQATDTRPEEIKVQGVRPRVWFGERWITSVFDLFEENLRYFPALLPLCDDQDPGETLEGGDIPELAELTLHNGTIYRWNRPVYAVANDRPHLRVENRVLPAGPTVADILANGAFYYGLTRALVEEERPVWSRMSFSAAEDNLHTAARHGIDARLYWPGMGEVPAAELVLRRLLPLAHRGLELSGMDAQWREPLLGIIEQRCVTGRNGAVWQAEMFHRIDSTAHVTRHEALRRMTRQYIDFMHLNAPAHTWPVD
- a CDS encoding aminoglycoside phosphotransferase family protein, which codes for MSVRTTRDGAALIDEALVRRLLRRRFPRWADLPVTAVSSAGTANAMFRLGRDMVVRLPCTPGSADDVDKEHQWLPRLAPSLPAAVPAPLGKGVPGGGFPWPWSVYGWLDGENPVPGRLAEPLALAGDLAGFVGALHGIDPADGPASYRAEPLRARDAGTRAAIGALEGIVDAGAAVAAWEASLRVPGRDGPRVWVHADLQPGNLLLVGGRLGAVIDFGCLGLGDPAVDLIVAWYVLTAEARRPFRAALGVDEAAWLRGRGWALSIALAELRHYRDTNPRMAAVARHVVHEVLRDHGAHRPAGRA
- a CDS encoding lamin tail domain-containing protein, producing the protein MSASRNVRRLVAAALASGAIVGAMAVPASADNGHDRRDGRDRHAGHSRHHDDRNRFDRDRFDGDRFGGDRFGRDRRSSVVIGQVQHNGPRRDFRSNRSLNAEWVEVTNNGRRAVDLDGWTLSDGDGNRYRFDDLRLPARSSVRVHTGRGFDTRRDVYQGRRNHVWDSRDTATLRDSRGRVVDFESWGRGFPRR
- a CDS encoding alpha/beta hydrolase, which encodes MHIPRSPVGRGRFAAMAVAATICACVLSAPAPAPVRAPAPTRPPVPGPADGPAPVDAAPPLDWSPCPETPGFDCATAKAPLDYRRPTGRAVDLAVIRHRATGPGPRLGTLFFNPGGPGGAGTQALPQWYELFPEELRQRFDIASWDPRGVGGSTAVRCFPTTDEAYEWLERIPFGFPVGQSETEAWVDAYSDLGRLCEKRDPELLRHVSTTDTARDLDRLRHAVGDEKLSFLGVSYGTFLGATYANLFPDRVRAMVLDSNIDPRAWVDGGAGADPRLTTFLREDVDLGSAATLRQFLDHCGRAGADRCAFSAGGPEATRAKFERLMLRLQERAQGSWTYARTVTTVLSSLYAIDPGWYDLAWTLEDLWVRRPPQEPVAPEGTLPYPAFEQIEAIRCSESPNPRDPRRFPELAEFAYGRAGDLGRAVAWASEPCATWPATAASSYAGPWNRPTVNPVLVVNTLYDPATPYQGALAMTRQLANARLLTVEGYGHSSVVNPSLCVDDYERRYLVDGVLPPPGATCRQDVRPFGESRPRGGVGTGGGGTAGGTNAVAPGGNRVDGPWTGRLPSTCSGPTAGAAARGARVPDSTGGEGPCEERKACPSGRRGTERR